Proteins encoded together in one Lathyrus oleraceus cultivar Zhongwan6 chromosome 5, CAAS_Psat_ZW6_1.0, whole genome shotgun sequence window:
- the LOC127078602 gene encoding uncharacterized protein LOC127078602, whose product MCLMIIKHDILEVFRGTISKDITNIKDFLAEIENPFKKRDKAETSTLLQNLIFMKYQGKRNIREYIVSMSNIISKLKVLKLELSEDFLIHLVFLSLLSRFRQFKISYNCQKDKWSLNELISFGGARRGNDGIG is encoded by the coding sequence ATGTGTCTCATGATCATTAAGCATGACATTCTTGAGGTCTTTAGGGGTACTATATCGAAAGATATAACTAATATCAAAGATTTTCTTGCTGAGATTGAAAATCCCTTTAAGAAACGCGATAAGGCGGAAACGAGTACTCTTCTTCAAAACTTGATTTTCATGAAGTATCAAGGCAAAAGAAATATAAGGGAATACATTGTGAGCATGTCAAATATTATTTCAAAACTTAAGGTACTAAAGCTTGAGTTGTCTGAAGATTTTCTCATTCATTTAGTATTTCTTTCTCTTCTTTCACGGTTTCGTCAGTTTAAGATATCTTATAATTGTCAGAAGGATAAATGGTCTCTTAATGAGCTCATTTCATTTGGTGGTGCAAGAAGAGGAAATGATGGAATAGGATAA